In a single window of the Xylanimonas protaetiae genome:
- a CDS encoding Fic family protein, which yields MRDGALWQREHQAGDLSAMRSADRRGGTYLRYFPAPLDESMAPYVTAEAMATVSDVAIAVARIGQRLRERPMPILYATLVRSESISSSWVEGLRETPRNVMVAQLREQDPGLEGYQFARLGTARTILGNLDSVRRGVESLREPWTDASVHEIHRAIAPHAHDGAYRSVDVQIGGTSKVTASYVAPPAAHVPGLMTNLLDHANRSGDTPLVKAAILHAQFETIHPYEDGNGRTGRVLVHGYLARAGLLDQGVLPLSVVLRKDTDEYVRQLTAYRHGAPEDRQAAVSGFVAWFAETLGRSCEEAERVMAAAGEVEADWAERTARFRADSRVHAALRVLAEQPVVTARYLQTALDASKPTARTVVDNLVEAGILEPSGGRFRRAEVYQASALLRMMDRLVPGVQPTALPRATPASSSQPSSRPTSQPSSQPSSWPAQQPAGRPEPQRGP from the coding sequence ATGCGCGACGGTGCGCTCTGGCAGCGCGAGCACCAGGCCGGCGACCTCAGCGCCATGCGCTCGGCCGACCGCCGCGGCGGCACCTACCTGCGCTACTTCCCGGCGCCGCTCGACGAGTCCATGGCCCCGTACGTGACGGCCGAGGCGATGGCGACGGTCTCCGACGTCGCCATCGCCGTCGCACGCATCGGGCAGCGGCTGCGCGAGCGGCCCATGCCGATCCTCTACGCCACGCTCGTGCGCAGCGAGTCCATCTCGTCGTCCTGGGTCGAGGGGCTGCGCGAGACCCCGCGCAACGTCATGGTGGCCCAGCTCCGCGAGCAGGACCCGGGCCTCGAGGGCTACCAGTTCGCGCGCCTGGGCACGGCCCGCACGATCCTGGGCAACCTCGACTCCGTGCGCCGCGGCGTCGAGTCGCTCCGCGAGCCGTGGACCGACGCGTCCGTCCACGAGATCCACCGCGCCATCGCCCCGCACGCGCACGACGGCGCCTACCGGTCGGTCGACGTGCAGATCGGCGGCACCTCGAAGGTCACGGCGTCGTACGTCGCGCCGCCGGCCGCGCACGTGCCGGGACTCATGACGAACCTGCTCGACCACGCCAACCGGTCCGGCGACACCCCGCTCGTCAAGGCCGCGATCCTGCACGCCCAGTTCGAGACGATCCACCCGTACGAGGACGGCAACGGTCGCACCGGCCGCGTCCTCGTGCACGGCTACCTCGCCCGGGCGGGCCTGCTGGACCAGGGCGTGCTGCCGCTGTCCGTCGTGCTCCGCAAGGACACCGACGAGTACGTCCGCCAGCTCACCGCGTACCGCCACGGGGCGCCCGAGGACCGGCAGGCCGCCGTGAGCGGGTTCGTGGCGTGGTTCGCCGAGACGCTGGGCCGCTCGTGCGAAGAGGCGGAGCGGGTCATGGCGGCGGCGGGGGAGGTCGAGGCCGACTGGGCCGAGCGCACCGCCCGGTTCCGGGCCGACTCGCGCGTCCACGCGGCGCTGCGCGTCCTCGCCGAGCAGCCCGTCGTCACGGCCCGCTACCTCCAGACGGCCCTCGACGCGTCCAAGCCGACCGCACGGACCGTCGTCGACAACCTCGTGGAGGCCGGGATCCTCGAGCCGTCCGGCGGCCGGTTCCGGCGCGCCGAGGTGTACCAGGCGTCGGCGCTGCTGCGGATGATGGACCGGCTGGTGCCGGGCGTGCAGCCGACGGCGCTGCCGCGGGCCACGCCGGCGTCCTCGTCACAGCCGTCGTCGCGGCCCACGTCGCAGCCGTCGTCGCAGCCCTCGTCGTGGCCCGCGCAGCAGCCGGCCGGGCGGCCCGAGCCTCAGCGCGGGCCCTGA
- a CDS encoding LysR family transcriptional regulator, producing MPADLDLARLRVLAAVARTGSLTAAARDLGIAQPSVSHHLARLESEAGLPLLERAGRGVRLTEAGGLLADRAEEILARVEGVRRELDALAGLQAGRARLAAFPSALATIVPTAVGALHRDFPGIGVGLLEAEPPEAVASLAAGDVDVALVFEHTDVAHTRSVADLSRFQVTEVLDEPVHLVLPADAADADGATPTLRDLADSDWIAGCVRCRADLVARCAAAGFAPRIAFETDDTLAVQALVAQGVGVSLLPDMALRAHHARDVITVRLPGARRKVLALTVGAPTPPTRELLTRLVAAGAEAQGPR from the coding sequence ATGCCCGCCGACCTCGACCTCGCCCGGCTGCGGGTGCTCGCCGCCGTCGCCCGCACCGGATCCCTCACCGCCGCCGCCCGCGACCTCGGTATCGCACAGCCGTCGGTCAGCCACCACCTCGCGCGTCTCGAGTCCGAGGCGGGCCTGCCGCTGCTGGAACGCGCGGGCCGCGGCGTGCGGCTCACAGAGGCGGGCGGCCTGCTCGCCGACCGCGCCGAGGAGATCCTGGCCCGCGTCGAGGGCGTGCGCCGGGAGCTGGACGCCCTCGCGGGGCTCCAGGCCGGCCGGGCCCGGCTCGCGGCGTTCCCGTCCGCGCTCGCCACGATCGTCCCGACGGCGGTGGGCGCGCTCCACCGCGACTTCCCCGGCATCGGCGTCGGGCTCCTCGAGGCGGAGCCGCCCGAGGCCGTGGCGTCGCTCGCCGCGGGCGACGTCGACGTCGCGCTCGTGTTCGAGCACACCGACGTCGCGCACACGCGCTCGGTGGCCGACCTGTCGCGCTTCCAGGTGACGGAGGTGCTCGACGAGCCGGTCCACCTGGTGCTGCCCGCCGACGCCGCCGACGCCGACGGCGCCACCCCCACGCTGCGCGACCTGGCCGACTCCGACTGGATCGCGGGCTGCGTCCGCTGCCGGGCCGACCTCGTCGCCCGGTGCGCGGCGGCCGGCTTCGCGCCGCGCATCGCGTTCGAGACGGACGACACGCTCGCGGTCCAGGCGCTCGTCGCACAGGGCGTCGGCGTGAGCCTGCTGCCCGACATGGCCCTGCGGGCGCACCACGCGCGCGACGTCATCACGGTCCGGCTGCCGGGCGCGCGCCGCAAGGTGCTCGCGCTGACCGTGGGCGCCCCCACTCCCCCGACACGCGAGCTGCTGACGCGGCTCGTCGCCGCGGGCGCGGAGGCTCAGGGCCCGCGCTGA
- a CDS encoding L-threonylcarbamoyladenylate synthase has translation MARYFDVHPVDPQARSIGQATAMLREGALIAYPTDSGYALGCRMDYHDGTDRIRQIRRLGDKHHFTLVCADFAQLGHLVHLDNSAFRAIKAATPGPYTFILRALPEVPRRLAHPKKKTVGVRITDNRVAQALLHELGEPLLSSTLILPGQTEPLTDGWTIKEELDHVLDAVVDGGEVPERPTTVVDWSEGYPEVMRVGAGDASRFE, from the coding sequence ATGGCGCGCTACTTCGACGTCCACCCCGTCGACCCGCAGGCGCGGTCGATCGGACAGGCCACCGCGATGCTCCGCGAGGGCGCGCTGATCGCCTACCCCACCGACTCGGGGTACGCGCTGGGCTGCCGCATGGACTACCACGACGGGACCGACCGCATCCGGCAGATCCGACGGCTGGGCGACAAGCACCACTTCACCCTCGTGTGCGCGGACTTCGCCCAGCTCGGCCACCTGGTGCACCTCGACAACAGCGCCTTCCGGGCCATCAAGGCCGCCACGCCCGGTCCGTACACGTTCATCCTGCGGGCCCTGCCCGAGGTGCCGCGACGGCTCGCGCACCCGAAGAAGAAGACCGTCGGCGTGCGCATCACCGACAACCGCGTCGCGCAGGCGCTGCTGCACGAGCTGGGCGAGCCGCTGCTGTCGTCGACCCTGATCCTGCCCGGGCAGACCGAGCCCCTCACCGACGGGTGGACCATCAAGGAGGAGCTCGACCACGTGCTCGACGCCGTCGTCGACGGGGGAGAGGTGCCCGAGCGGCCCACCACGGTGGTCGACTGGTCCGAGGGATATCCCGAGGTGATGCGCGTCGGCGCCGGGGACGCGTCACGGTTCGAGTGA
- a CDS encoding UTP--glucose-1-phosphate uridylyltransferase, which produces MSDTGLQQARDKMTAAGVAPAAVETFTRFYGLLESGVSGLIREEDVDPLPQLARADALELTDDDAAAALARTAIIKLNGGLGTSMGMDKAKSLLPVRGELTFLDVIVGQVRATRAATGARLPLILMNSFRTQDDTLALLGRYDDVAVDGLPLDFLQNREPKLDAATLEPVTWPADPDLEWCPPGHGDLYPALHAAGVVRALLDAGFRYASVSNSDNLGGAPDARIAGWFAASGAPYAAEMCLKTPADVKGGQLVVRKADGRIVQRETAQTHPDDLAVSLDPTRHRYFHTNNLWFDLEALAAELDRTGGVLELPLIRNDKTVDPSDASSTPVVQIESAMGAAVAVFEGATAIEVGRERFLPVKTTNDLLVLRSDVYALTDDFRVVAQVPAPLVALSKMYKTIADFDERFPAGPPSLREATSLTVDGDWTFGAGVRVVGDAYLPDPDEELISLEVDPADATAEVPDGATVTADGVRTR; this is translated from the coding sequence ATGAGTGACACCGGCCTCCAGCAGGCACGCGACAAGATGACCGCGGCGGGCGTGGCCCCGGCCGCGGTCGAGACGTTCACCCGGTTCTACGGGCTCCTGGAGTCCGGCGTCTCCGGCCTGATCCGCGAGGAGGACGTCGACCCGCTGCCGCAGCTCGCGCGCGCCGACGCGCTCGAGCTCACCGACGACGACGCCGCGGCCGCGCTCGCCCGCACCGCGATCATCAAGCTCAACGGCGGCCTGGGCACGTCGATGGGCATGGACAAGGCCAAGTCGCTCCTGCCGGTGCGCGGGGAGCTGACGTTCCTGGACGTCATCGTCGGGCAGGTGCGCGCCACCCGCGCCGCGACCGGTGCCCGCCTGCCGCTCATCCTCATGAACTCGTTCCGCACGCAGGACGACACGCTCGCGCTGCTGGGCCGGTACGACGACGTCGCCGTCGACGGGCTGCCGCTGGACTTCCTGCAGAACCGCGAGCCCAAGCTCGACGCCGCCACGCTGGAGCCCGTGACCTGGCCGGCGGACCCGGACCTGGAGTGGTGCCCGCCGGGGCACGGCGACCTGTACCCGGCCCTGCACGCCGCGGGCGTCGTGCGGGCGCTCCTGGACGCGGGGTTCCGCTACGCGTCGGTGTCCAACAGCGACAACCTCGGCGGCGCGCCGGACGCGCGCATCGCGGGCTGGTTCGCGGCATCGGGCGCCCCCTATGCCGCGGAGATGTGCCTCAAGACGCCCGCGGACGTCAAGGGCGGCCAGCTCGTGGTCCGCAAGGCCGACGGGCGCATCGTGCAGCGCGAGACCGCCCAGACCCACCCGGACGACCTGGCGGTGAGCCTGGACCCGACGCGGCACCGGTACTTCCACACGAACAACCTCTGGTTCGACCTGGAGGCGCTGGCCGCCGAGCTCGACCGCACCGGTGGCGTGCTCGAGCTGCCGCTCATCCGCAACGACAAGACGGTCGACCCGTCGGACGCGTCGTCGACTCCCGTGGTGCAGATCGAGTCGGCCATGGGCGCCGCGGTCGCGGTGTTCGAAGGCGCCACGGCCATCGAGGTGGGCCGCGAGCGGTTCCTCCCGGTCAAGACGACGAACGACCTGCTCGTGCTGCGCTCCGACGTGTACGCGCTGACGGACGACTTCCGCGTCGTTGCGCAGGTCCCGGCCCCGCTCGTCGCGCTGTCGAAGATGTACAAGACCATCGCGGACTTCGACGAGCGCTTCCCGGCCGGCCCGCCCTCGCTGCGCGAGGCGACGTCGCTGACCGTCGACGGCGACTGGACCTTCGGCGCGGGCGTGCGTGTCGTCGGCGACGCCTACCTGCCCGACCCGGACGAGGAGCTCATCTCGCTCGAGGTCGACCCGGCGGACGCGACGGCAGAGGTCCCGGACGGCGCGACGGTCACGGCGGACGGCGTCCGGACCCGCTGA
- a CDS encoding YigZ family protein yields the protein MDRTLPSTIAAPVDHELVIKKSRFLAHLHPVASVEEADAVVAAIRKEYWDARHHCVALVVGTHADQQRSSDDGEPSGTAGVPMLEVLRHRGVTDVVAVVTRYFGGVLLGAGGLVRAYGSAVSEALDRALTVHRRVLTEVRLDVPHADAGRIDNLLRDWAATHGAVLGETQYAEVAHLTVLVPPAELAALADDVAAATAGTLVPVPGAERIVDVLSP from the coding sequence GTGGACCGCACCCTGCCCTCGACGATCGCCGCCCCCGTGGACCACGAGCTCGTCATCAAGAAGTCGCGGTTCCTCGCTCATCTCCACCCCGTCGCGTCCGTCGAGGAGGCAGACGCCGTCGTCGCCGCGATCCGCAAGGAGTACTGGGACGCGCGGCACCACTGCGTCGCCCTGGTCGTCGGCACGCACGCCGACCAGCAGCGCTCCTCCGACGACGGCGAGCCGTCGGGCACCGCCGGCGTGCCCATGCTCGAGGTGCTGCGCCACCGCGGCGTGACCGACGTCGTCGCCGTCGTGACGCGGTACTTCGGCGGGGTGCTGCTGGGCGCGGGCGGGCTCGTGCGGGCCTACGGCTCCGCCGTCTCCGAGGCCCTCGACCGGGCGCTGACGGTGCACCGGCGCGTGCTGACGGAGGTCCGCCTGGACGTGCCGCACGCCGACGCGGGGCGCATCGACAACCTGCTGCGCGACTGGGCCGCGACGCACGGAGCCGTCCTCGGCGAGACGCAGTACGCGGAGGTCGCACACCTGACGGTGCTGGTCCCGCCGGCGGAGCTGGCCGCCCTCGCGGACGACGTCGCCGCCGCGACGGCCGGGACGCTCGTGCCCGTCCCGGGCGCCGAGCGCATCGTCGACGTCCTTTCGCCGTAG
- a CDS encoding site-specific integrase translates to MSSHDTSPEAPAPSPPDDGGPRATTSGGLAASPHAEADARATTTGRTAGAAPHATGPGRYPRPVVGLDEAEWVWRQLGVEALRPGSKPEIVRLAVIAGLTRATGARYGDLLRVRAEDLDLGAVGAHAGEGSVVVRHGKHRAVRVHRVPAEVVLVLRHWMDVRLELAAELEGSVPRALLLTVHHTHDNGTTVSSGLPITKQGLVLSWRRFVQRTNARYGALRPPLPTRFEQVRRAWTEAGVPDPGREITSENSVPSAPDDQR, encoded by the coding sequence GTGAGCAGCCACGACACCAGCCCAGAGGCCCCGGCGCCCAGCCCGCCCGACGACGGCGGACCGCGCGCAACGACGTCGGGGGGCCTGGCGGCCAGCCCGCACGCGGAGGCGGACGCGCGCGCCACGACGACGGGGAGGACGGCCGGCGCCGCGCCCCACGCCACGGGACCGGGCCGGTACCCGCGCCCGGTCGTCGGGCTGGACGAGGCCGAGTGGGTGTGGCGCCAGCTCGGCGTCGAGGCGCTGCGCCCGGGGAGCAAGCCCGAGATCGTGCGCCTCGCGGTGATCGCCGGCCTCACGCGGGCCACGGGCGCGCGCTACGGCGACCTGCTGCGCGTCCGCGCCGAGGACCTCGACCTGGGCGCGGTCGGCGCGCACGCGGGGGAGGGGAGCGTCGTCGTGCGGCACGGCAAGCACCGCGCCGTGCGCGTGCACCGCGTGCCCGCCGAGGTGGTGCTGGTGCTGCGGCACTGGATGGACGTGCGGCTCGAGCTGGCGGCGGAGCTGGAGGGTTCCGTGCCGCGCGCGCTGCTGCTCACGGTGCACCACACGCACGACAACGGCACGACGGTGTCCAGCGGCCTGCCCATCACCAAGCAGGGGTTGGTGCTCTCGTGGCGGCGCTTCGTGCAGCGCACGAATGCGCGCTACGGGGCCTTGCGGCCACCGCTGCCGACGCGCTTCGAGCAGGTCCGGCGCGCCTGGACCGAGGCCGGCGTACCGGACCCGGGGCGTGAGATCACCTCGGAAAATAGTGTGCCAAGCGCACCAGACGACCAGCGGTAG
- a CDS encoding GNAT family N-acetyltransferase codes for MTDVLRRYTPTDRDAVREVCIRTGAAGGDARGRYSDDSLMPDVYALPYVDLEPTTAFVVVRTDDVPVPPDDAVLRVPDGVLVGYVIAAPDTVAFVDRWPREWTPGFLERHPAPAPAPESGGPGYTEAALWRDGVHPERMLSPGAEVLTAYPAHLHIDLLPRAQGQGWGRRLVARLCAELADRGVPGVHLSYDAANTDARAFYDRLGFVELPGSPATVPLLGLPTRG; via the coding sequence GTGACCGACGTCCTGCGCCGCTACACGCCCACCGACCGCGACGCGGTCCGCGAGGTCTGCATCCGCACGGGGGCCGCCGGGGGCGACGCCCGCGGCCGCTACAGCGACGACTCGCTCATGCCCGACGTCTACGCCCTCCCGTACGTAGACCTGGAGCCGACGACGGCGTTCGTCGTCGTGCGGACCGACGACGTCCCCGTCCCGCCTGACGACGCCGTGCTGCGCGTCCCCGACGGCGTGCTGGTCGGCTACGTGATCGCCGCCCCCGACACCGTCGCGTTCGTCGACCGCTGGCCGCGCGAGTGGACGCCCGGGTTCCTCGAGCGGCATCCCGCGCCCGCCCCGGCGCCGGAGTCCGGCGGACCCGGGTACACCGAGGCCGCCCTCTGGCGCGACGGCGTCCACCCCGAGCGGATGCTGAGCCCGGGCGCCGAGGTGCTGACCGCCTATCCCGCGCACCTGCACATCGACCTGCTCCCCCGGGCGCAGGGACAGGGCTGGGGCCGGCGGCTCGTCGCCAGGCTCTGCGCGGAGCTCGCCGACCGCGGCGTCCCCGGCGTCCACCTCAGCTACGACGCCGCGAACACCGACGCTCGCGCGTTCTACGACCGGCTCGGGTTCGTCGAGCTGCCCGGCTCGCCCGCCACGGTGCCGCTGCTCGGGCTGCCGACCCGCGGCTGA
- a CDS encoding DUF58 domain-containing protein, giving the protein MTRTWRPTQAAAVTVAVGLAVLVGGVVTGQADVALVGVPLVLAVVLGRALRPAGTTTATFETGGPTEVPGLIEETLHLEPAAGADVVHVRVFAPGHRPVEAVVPAGPARDLTVRLASERTGPQRTFHVDARARGPLDGATEDAATARAADRLVLPEASRLGRVPLPSRLRGLTGPRTSRRLGDGAELRDVHPMAPGDRLRRVDWRATARISPSLESLHVRRTFATAEASAVLVIDSRDDVGPDLHTWRGTEPQRVDEPTSLDLARHAAASVAAALVDAGDRVGLEDLARRRRPLTPATGKRHLRRILHALALAAPVGDPTQRVRPPQVPTDAIVYLFTTLLDATPLALVEQWAERGIPVVVVDTLPAVRPVTEKHLRLAWRITTMERADRTRALEARGVPVLRWAGRERDQAAARFEVLVRSAERHRPVAGARR; this is encoded by the coding sequence GTGACCCGGACCTGGCGTCCCACACAGGCGGCGGCCGTCACGGTCGCCGTCGGCCTCGCCGTGCTCGTGGGCGGCGTCGTCACCGGGCAGGCCGACGTCGCGCTCGTCGGCGTCCCGCTCGTCCTCGCCGTCGTCCTCGGCCGCGCCCTACGACCCGCCGGGACCACCACCGCCACCTTCGAGACCGGCGGACCCACCGAGGTGCCCGGCCTCATCGAGGAGACCCTCCACCTCGAGCCCGCCGCCGGCGCCGACGTCGTCCACGTGCGCGTCTTCGCCCCCGGGCACCGGCCCGTCGAGGCCGTCGTGCCCGCCGGACCCGCCCGCGACCTCACCGTCCGGCTCGCCTCCGAGCGCACCGGCCCTCAGCGCACGTTCCACGTCGACGCCCGCGCCCGCGGACCCCTCGACGGGGCCACCGAGGACGCGGCCACTGCCCGCGCCGCCGACCGGCTCGTGCTCCCCGAGGCCTCCCGCCTCGGCCGCGTCCCCCTGCCGTCGCGCCTGCGGGGCCTCACCGGCCCCCGCACGTCCCGCCGCCTCGGCGACGGCGCCGAGCTGCGCGACGTCCACCCCATGGCCCCCGGCGACCGGCTCCGCCGCGTCGACTGGCGCGCCACCGCCCGCATCTCCCCCTCGCTCGAGTCGCTCCACGTGCGCCGCACCTTCGCCACCGCCGAGGCGTCCGCCGTCCTCGTCATCGACTCCCGCGACGACGTCGGCCCCGACCTCCACACCTGGCGCGGCACCGAGCCCCAGCGCGTCGACGAGCCCACCTCGCTCGACCTCGCCCGGCACGCCGCCGCGTCGGTCGCCGCCGCCCTCGTCGACGCCGGCGACCGCGTCGGCCTCGAGGATCTCGCCCGCCGACGCCGCCCCCTCACGCCCGCAACCGGCAAGCGCCACCTGCGCCGCATCCTCCACGCGCTCGCGCTCGCCGCGCCCGTCGGCGACCCCACCCAGCGCGTCCGGCCGCCCCAGGTGCCCACGGACGCGATCGTCTACCTCTTCACCACCCTGCTCGACGCCACCCCGCTCGCCCTCGTCGAGCAGTGGGCCGAGCGCGGCATCCCCGTCGTCGTCGTCGACACGCTGCCCGCCGTCCGACCCGTCACCGAGAAGCACCTGCGGCTCGCCTGGCGGATCACCACCATGGAGCGGGCCGACCGCACCCGGGCGCTCGAAGCGCGCGGCGTGCCCGTGCTGCGCTGGGCCGGGCGCGAGCGCGACCAGGCGGCCGCGCGCTTCGAGGTGCTGGTCCGGTCCGCGGAGCGGCACCGGCCCGTCGCGGGAGCCCGGCGATGA
- a CDS encoding AAA family ATPase, with translation MTTPDTAPLAVTQVAELGRRVLDEVGTAVVGMRDTLEIALATLLAGGHVLFEDVPGLGKTLAARSLATALGLDFARLQCTPDLLPSDITGSSVFDPASRAFEFRPGPVFTGLFLADEINRTAPKTQSALLEAMAERQVSVDGVTRPLPRPFHVVATSNPVEYEGTYPLPEAQLDRFMVRLAVGYPDREQESEVLLRRVARRQEAAPVSSVVDAAMVLAMQAGVEAVEVDRDVVRYCVDLAAATREHSSLEVGASPRGSQNLLLLARAVAVLDGRDYALPEDVKRVAVPVLAHRLTLTPTAWASAVRAEDVVRDLLRTVAGPATVARA, from the coding sequence ATGACCACCCCAGACACCGCCCCGCTGGCCGTCACCCAGGTCGCCGAGCTCGGCAGGCGGGTGCTCGACGAGGTCGGCACCGCCGTCGTCGGCATGCGCGACACGCTCGAGATCGCCCTCGCCACCCTGCTCGCGGGTGGGCACGTGCTGTTCGAGGACGTGCCCGGCCTCGGCAAGACCCTCGCCGCGCGCTCGCTCGCCACGGCCCTCGGCCTCGACTTCGCGCGCCTCCAGTGCACGCCCGACCTGCTGCCCTCCGACATCACCGGCTCGTCCGTGTTCGACCCGGCGTCGCGCGCGTTCGAGTTCCGGCCCGGGCCCGTGTTCACGGGCCTGTTCCTCGCCGACGAGATCAACCGCACGGCCCCCAAGACGCAGTCCGCGCTGCTCGAGGCCATGGCCGAGCGGCAGGTCTCCGTCGACGGCGTCACCCGCCCGCTGCCGCGGCCGTTCCACGTCGTCGCGACGTCGAACCCCGTCGAGTACGAGGGCACCTACCCGCTGCCTGAGGCGCAGCTCGACCGGTTCATGGTGCGCCTCGCCGTCGGGTACCCCGACCGCGAGCAGGAGTCCGAGGTGCTCCTGCGCCGCGTCGCCCGCCGCCAGGAGGCCGCACCCGTGAGCTCCGTCGTCGACGCCGCCATGGTGCTCGCCATGCAGGCCGGCGTCGAGGCCGTCGAGGTGGACCGCGACGTCGTGCGCTACTGCGTCGACCTCGCCGCCGCGACGCGCGAGCACTCCTCGCTCGAGGTCGGCGCGTCGCCCCGCGGCTCGCAAAACCTGCTGCTGCTCGCCCGCGCCGTCGCCGTCCTCGACGGGCGCGACTACGCCCTCCCCGAGGACGTCAAGCGCGTCGCCGTGCCCGTCCTCGCCCACCGCCTCACGCTCACGCCCACCGCGTGGGCGTCCGCCGTCCGGGCCGAGGACGTCGTCCGGGACCTGCTGCGCACCGTCGCCGGGCCCGCCACCGTGGCCCGGGCGTGA
- a CDS encoding DUF4129 domain-containing protein encodes MRRRLLPVIGVVALLAAVVVAAATGSGWTMIPPGAQLAVEPAVAPPPPTPLPTLSPGPADPHDTGIDWLLGVLVALAIVLLLLVLAATARRVGAWRRAEKIEPVDVDHLESGLGMPGSAIDLPVLADAVDAALARLDAAATPTDAVVAAWVSLEDAAATHGWERHPSETSTEFTSRLLGVSPAPAPHTATLRGLYQQARFTTHPVAPGDVARARTALEAIARALEGRPA; translated from the coding sequence GTGCGCAGGCGACTCCTCCCCGTGATCGGCGTCGTCGCGCTCCTCGCGGCCGTCGTCGTCGCGGCCGCCACCGGTTCGGGGTGGACGATGATCCCGCCCGGCGCACAGCTCGCCGTCGAGCCGGCCGTCGCCCCACCGCCCCCGACGCCGCTGCCCACCCTGAGCCCCGGACCGGCCGACCCCCACGACACCGGGATCGACTGGCTCCTGGGCGTGCTCGTCGCCCTCGCGATCGTCCTGCTCCTGCTCGTGCTCGCGGCCACCGCCCGCCGCGTCGGCGCCTGGCGGCGCGCCGAGAAGATCGAGCCCGTCGACGTCGACCACCTCGAGAGCGGCCTGGGCATGCCCGGCAGCGCGATCGACCTGCCCGTGCTGGCCGACGCCGTCGATGCCGCGCTCGCCCGGCTGGACGCGGCCGCGACGCCCACCGACGCCGTGGTCGCCGCGTGGGTGTCGCTCGAGGACGCCGCCGCGACGCACGGCTGGGAGCGGCACCCCTCGGAGACGAGCACCGAGTTCACGTCCCGCCTGCTCGGCGTCTCGCCCGCCCCCGCGCCGCACACGGCGACGCTGCGCGGGCTGTACCAGCAGGCGCGCTTCACGACCCACCCCGTCGCGCCGGGCGACGTCGCCCGGGCCCGGACGGCGCTCGAGGCCATCGCCCGCGCCCTCGAGGGGAGGCCCGCGTGA
- a CDS encoding DUF3866 family protein yields MITWRTGTVVSRGKTWGAANGSARELDVDLDRPLPGHEAHRVRALAYTALVGDPAEGDTLLLNCSALARQLGTGGYALVVGPVGTLPADPRPGPGHLVKARYTPLQAMVLGVDEQESPHHHTLQDADTLDGLPVVVADLHSALPAVVAGARHAAALAGRPAPRIAYVMTDGGALPAAFSRTVATLRDHDWLRTTITVGQAFGGDLEAVTTHTGLLAAHLVTHADLAVVTQGPGNLGTGTRWGYSGVAAGEAVNATTTLHGQAVASLRVSGADPRDRHRGISHHSLTAYGRVALTPADIPLPVPTHDLENLPAWGPALTARLRDQIATLASHRIVPVPADQHLLAALAASPVRLSTMGRGLDADPAAFVAAAVAGVHAEGLAAARR; encoded by the coding sequence GTGATCACCTGGCGAACCGGCACCGTGGTGTCGCGCGGAAAGACCTGGGGCGCCGCCAACGGCAGCGCCCGCGAGCTCGACGTCGACCTCGACCGGCCCCTCCCCGGCCACGAGGCCCACCGCGTCCGCGCCCTCGCGTACACCGCCCTCGTCGGCGACCCCGCCGAAGGCGACACCCTCCTGCTCAACTGCTCCGCCCTCGCCCGCCAGCTCGGCACCGGCGGCTACGCCCTCGTCGTCGGACCCGTCGGCACCCTCCCCGCCGACCCCCGGCCCGGACCCGGCCACCTCGTCAAGGCCCGCTACACCCCCCTCCAGGCCATGGTCCTCGGCGTCGACGAACAAGAGTCGCCCCACCACCACACCCTCCAGGACGCCGACACCCTCGACGGCCTCCCCGTCGTCGTCGCCGACCTCCACTCCGCCCTCCCCGCCGTCGTCGCCGGCGCCCGCCACGCCGCCGCCCTCGCCGGCCGCCCCGCACCGCGCATCGCCTACGTCATGACCGACGGCGGCGCCCTGCCCGCCGCCTTCTCCCGCACCGTCGCCACCCTCCGCGACCACGACTGGCTCCGCACCACCATCACCGTCGGCCAGGCCTTCGGCGGCGACCTCGAAGCCGTCACCACCCACACCGGCCTCCTCGCCGCCCACCTCGTCACCCACGCCGACCTCGCCGTCGTCACCCAAGGACCCGGCAACCTCGGCACCGGCACCCGCTGGGGCTACTCCGGCGTCGCCGCCGGCGAGGCCGTCAACGCCACCACCACCCTCCACGGGCAAGCGGTCGCGTCCCTCCGCGTCTCCGGCGCCGACCCCCGCGACCGCCACCGCGGCATCTCCCACCACTCCCTGACCGCCTACGGCCGCGTCGCCCTCACCCCCGCCGACATCCCCCTGCCCGTCCCCACCCACGACCTCGAGAACCTCCCCGCCTGGGGACCCGCCCTCACCGCCCGCCTCCGCGACCAGATCGCCACCCTCGCCAGCCACCGCATCGTCCCCGTCCCCGCCGACCAGCACCTCCTCGCGGCGCTCGCGGCCTCCCCCGTACGGCTCTCCACCATGGGGCGCGGGCTGGACGCCGACCCGGCGGCGTTCGTCGCCGCCGCCGTCGCGGGCGTCCACGCGGAGGGACTTGCCGCCGCACGTCGCTAG